In Harpia harpyja isolate bHarHar1 chromosome 8, bHarHar1 primary haplotype, whole genome shotgun sequence, a genomic segment contains:
- the CD101 gene encoding immunoglobulin superfamily member 2 has protein sequence MAADTTAALASGAVASRVLASAPGNLTAPASSAAEETTAARQLPHSRFQNSRVAVAIACESLPLPCWERTQAEQFPMGLVQCPAAAFLLLLLGLSTGQRVVTVQKGPLYRVRGSHITLWCKVSGYQGPAEQNFQWSIYLPSAPEREVQIVSTVDPSFPYAIYTQRVRSRGIYVERVQGDAVLLHITELQDRDAGEYECHTPNTDERYFGSYSAKMNLSVIADTLSASMAPQVLTRTEGDAVELTCEVSKSTAQHTHLSVGWYHLQEAGDRRAEEVLTLSKDFVLRPGPSYVQRFLAGDVRLNKVGNTTYKLSIGGVELSDRGQLYCEAAEWIEDPDETWKDISRKQTGRTSLAVMSQGRDLSMDITAAERSLSEGDTLQLNCTVGAQKSSSRHFQVLWLLNGMEVARVDPHGILIWEEEYEERAKLGHLRAFKQSNTVYVLTIYEVGLKDNGTYHCSVSEVNTPGDFHSIQTKLSSGIQVNVKPIESHMRLSVSTSTPQVMAGDALVLLCEVQGATGPVSVQWWHLPPQHPGPRVLVATMERDGTMSLGNAYRDSGTRGSLRLEKASSGAFTLVIPNTLDEGDSGRYGCKVTEWSRGQSWTEEGETAVTVSSMGLGLHATLTSRIATVKYGQSFELICQVSASYTLEEVPASVGWLFQPSPPTGHYHELVRVFPSGTVAWGAAQPHFQGKSQLTKAATSFRLSIHNAAAADEGMYQCEVEVWRKNTLPLGQPAATTRSNAVGIKLVLPESKLHVATKESSVETVSGADTAIECRIMSAQNNSQFAITWYLLPPPLADATPLQILRANYSSILEYGAEFSSPAQKSRFLSQRVSSNVFWLRILSANPGDQGRYYCVVEEWLWLVDGWYKLGEGASGSTMLEFKLPGRELQLEKTNRSISAREGEEVTLHCLLQGAHLPATHLSATWFRGEESRHVRPLLTLRRDGAIEYPVESLARRLHLRRPTTGDFSLTLGSVEEGDAGVYHCQVQEWQQQSKGKDWALQALARSGYTRLTTIPPESTVLSRICSSPPLLNFILYLPLVLILLLALVVFCLYFKFGKSKKGSVTGDQLMELQGAGGVKKT, from the exons ATGGCAGCTGATACAACTGCAGCACTTGCCTCTGGGGCTGTGGCCAGCAGGGTCCTGGCCTCAGCTCCCGGCAATCTCACTGCCCCTGCAAGCAGTGCTG CAGAGGAAACCACTGCCGCCAGGCAGCTTCCTCACAGCCGCTTTCAAAATAGCAGGGTGGCTGTTGCCATCGCCTGCGAGAGCCTTCCACTGCCCTGCTGGGAGAGGACCCAAGCAGAGCAGTTTCCCATGGGGCTGGTGCAGTGCCCAGCGGctgccttccttctcctccttctgg gtttgAGCACTGGCCAACGGGTGGTGACGGTTCAGAAGGGACCCCTCTACCGAGTGAGGGGGTCCCACATCACGCTGTGGTGCAAGGTGAGCGGCTACCAGGGCCCGGCGGAGCAGAACTTCCAGTGGTCCATCTACCTGCCCTCGGCCCCCGAGCGGGAGGTGCAGATCGTCAGCACCGTCGACCCCTCCTTCCCCTACGCTATCTACACCCAGCGTGTGCGCAGCCGGGGGATCTACGTGGAGCGGGTGCAGGGGGACGCTGTCCTGCTGCACATCACCGAGCTGCAGGACCGGGACGCCGGGGAGTACGAGTGCCACACGCCCAACACTGATGAGAGGTACTTTGGGAGTTACAGCGCCAAGATGAACCTCTCAG TGATTGCAGACACCCTCTCAGCTTCCATGGCCCCCCAGGTCCTCACTCGCACCGAAGGGGACGCGGTGGAGCTCACCTGCGAGGTGTCCAAGTCCACTGCCCAGCACACGCATCTCTCTGTTGGCTGGTACCATCTTCAGGAAGCAGGAGACCGCCGTGCCGAGGAGGTCCTCACCCTCTCCAAGGACTTTGTCTTGAGGCCAGGGCCCTCTTACGTGCAGAGGTTTCTGGCAGGGGATGTGCGGCTGAACAAGGTTGGGAACACCACCTACAAGCTCTCCATTGGGGGAGTGGAGCTGTCCGACCGGGGGCAGCTGTACTGCGAGGCGGCCGAGTGGATTGAGGATCCTGATGAGACGTGGAAGGACATCTCCCGCAAGCAAACAGGGAGGACGTCGCTGGCGGTCATGAGCCAGG GCAGAGACCTCTCCATGGACATCACTGCCGCTGAAAGGTCCCTTTCTGAAGGTGATACCTTGCAGCTCAATTGCACGGTGGGAgcccagaagagcagcagcaggcactTCCAAGTGCTTTGGCTCCTCAATGGCATGGAAGTGGCCAGGGTTGACCCCCATGGGATATTGATTTGGGAGGAAGAATATGAGGAGAGAGCCAAGCTGGGGCATCTCCGAGCATTCAAGCAAAGCAACACAGTTTATGTCCTTACCATCTATGAGGTGGGGCTGAAGGACAACGGTACGTACCACTGCTCTGTTTCGGAAGTGAATACTCCTGGAGACTTTCACAGCATCCAAACCAAACTGTCGTCAGGCATCCAAGTCAACGTGAAGCCGATAG AGAGCCACATGCGCCTGTCCGTGTCCACCAGCACACCACAGGTCATGGCAGGAGACGCCTTGGTCCTCCTTTGTGAGGTGCAAGGAGCGACCGGCCCTGTGTCCGTGCAGTGGTGGCACCTGCCACCGCAGCACCCAGGTCCCCGGGTGCTGGTGGCCACCATGGAGCGGGACGGCACCATGAGCCTGGGCAACGCCTACCGGGACAGCGGGACTCGAGGGAGCCTCCGGCTGGAGAAAGCGAGCTCCGGCGCTTTCACCCTGGTGATCCCCAACACGTTGGACGAGGGCGACAGCGGGCGGTACGGGTGCAAAGTGACGGAGTGGTCCCGAGGCCAGAGCTGGACGGAGGAGGGGGAGACAGCAGTGACAGTCAGCTCCATGG GTCTCGGTCTGCACGCCACGCTGACAAGCCGAATTGCCACTGTCAAATATGGGCAGAGTTTTGAACTCATCTGCCAAGTGAGCGCCAGCTACACCCTCGAGGAGGTGCCGGCATCTGTGGGGTGGCTCTTCCAGCCCAGCCCACCCACCGGCCACTACCACGAGCTGGTCCGGGTCTTTCCCAGTGGCACCGTGGCCTGGGGAGCAGCACAGCCACACTTCCAGGGGAAATCCCAGCTGACAAAGGCTGCCACCTCCTTCAGGCTGAGCATCCACAATGCCGCGGCTGCCGACGAGGGGATGTACCAGTGTGAGGTGGAGGTCTGGAGGAAGAACACCCTGCCGCTGGGGCAGCCGGCGGCCACCACCAGGTCTAATGCTGTGGGGATAAAACTGGTGCTGCCAG AAAGCAAGCTTCATGTAGCTACGAAAGAAAGCTCTGTGGAGACTGTCAGCGGTGCCGACACAGCCATTGAGTGCAGGATCATGTCTGCCCAGAACAATTCTCAGTTTGCCATTACCTGGTACCTCCTACCTCCTCCTCTGGCAGATGCAACCCCCCTGCAAATCCTAAGGGCCAACTACAGCAGCATACTGGAATATGGGGCTGAGTTCAGCTCTCCTGCACAAAAGTCCCGGTTCCTGAGCCAGAGGGTGTCCAGCAACGTTTTCTGGCTGCGGATACTCTCTGCAAACCCTGGGGACCAGGGCAGGTACTACTGTGTAGTAGAGGAATGGCTCTGGCTGGTGGATGGCTGGTACAAACTCGGAGAGGGAGCATCGGGAAGCACCATGCTGGAGTTCAAGCTCCCAG GGCGtgaactgcagctggagaaaacCAACCGCAGCATCTCAGCgagggagggtgaggaggtgaCGCTGCACTGCCTGCTGCAAGGTGCCCACCTGCCCGCTACCCACCTCTCGGCCACCTGGTTTCGGGGAGAGGAAAGCAGACACGTCAGGCCCCTGCTCACCCTCCGCCGTGACGGTGCCATCGAGTACCCTGTGGAGAGCCTGGCGAGGAGGCTGCACCTGCGCCGCCCCACCACCGGTGACTTCAGCCTGACGCTGGGCAGCGTGGAGGAGGGCGATGCGGGGGTCTATCACTGCCAGGTGCAggagtggcagcagcagagcaagggGAAGGACTGGGCTCTGCAAGCCTTGGCGCGCTCAGGGTACACCCGGCTCACTACCATCCCGCCAG agTCAACTGTTTTGTCTAGGATCTGCTCATCCCCACCGCTGCTGAACTTCATCCTCTACTTACCGCTGGTTCTGATCCTTCTCCTGGCCCTTGTTGTCTTCTGCTTGTACTTCAAATTCGGAAAAAGCAAGAAGGGCAGCGTCACAGGAGACCAGCTGATGGAACTGCAAGGAGCTGGAGGGGTCAAGAAAACTTAG